The Macrococcoides canis genome has a window encoding:
- the recD2 gene encoding SF1B family DNA helicase RecD2, translated as MENMTLFEQSFVKGTITRILFYNNDNFYTVLKAEVIESNEDFDDDATITGYLPQIAEGDTYTFTGKIVTHPKYGKQLQADKFEKDMPQSRDGIIHYLSSDLFKGVGKKTARTIVEVLGEDALNIILDDKSSLDRVPKLSDEKKDLIFNTIHDNQAIEKIMIRLNEFGFGPRLAMKIYQFYKDDTLKVINESPYQLVMDIEGIGFNKADELAGKLGIDNNHPERLKAALVFTIEQASNQNGHTYIPDQVLLETSFNLLTKNGSQVDPDRLVIALTELTEEHKLVEHEKNIYIPSLFYSETKAVQILHRLMNHKDQVKQFEQSEVLLAIGELESLFEVSYAERQKDALVTAMNSKLMILTGGPGTGKTTVVRGIVNLYAELHGLSLDYDDYDGQDYPIVVAAPTGRASKRLQESTGLEATTIHRLIGWTRENKPDDVLETEITAKLVIIDEMSMVDTWLMFQLMKAVPNDAQIIFVGDQDQLPSVGPGQVFKDMIDAQIMPQIELNEVYRQQEGSSIVELAHQIKRNEPFDITKRYNDRSFIPCSSSQIPEVIEKIVRSAVNKGYDMRDIQVLAPIYRGPAGIRALNKVLQEILNPSDENKRELQFGDVYFRTGDKVLQLVNRPEDNVFNGDIGEVTGIFMAAENALNKDVVIVDYDGSEVTYTKADLMEVTHAYCCSIHKSQGSEFPIVIMPVVNQYFRMLQKNILYTGLTRAKQSLIFCGDVQAFNEGIKRIGNARFTSFYQFLIDYFKTDEADDTKLDNAGDNVLPFNVGEMTEDNMHLVDPMINMEGITPYDFIS; from the coding sequence TTGGAAAATATGACTTTGTTTGAGCAATCCTTTGTAAAAGGAACAATAACGAGAATATTATTCTATAACAATGATAATTTCTATACTGTGCTGAAGGCAGAAGTGATTGAATCAAACGAAGATTTCGATGATGATGCTACGATTACAGGATACCTTCCGCAAATTGCAGAAGGGGATACATATACGTTCACAGGTAAGATTGTAACGCATCCGAAGTACGGAAAGCAGTTACAGGCAGATAAGTTTGAGAAGGATATGCCGCAGTCACGTGACGGTATTATTCATTATTTATCGAGTGATCTGTTTAAAGGGGTCGGTAAGAAAACAGCGAGAACAATCGTTGAAGTCCTGGGTGAAGATGCGCTAAATATTATTCTCGATGATAAAAGTAGTCTTGACAGAGTCCCGAAGTTATCAGACGAGAAAAAAGATCTAATTTTTAATACGATACACGACAATCAGGCAATCGAGAAGATTATGATTCGTCTGAATGAATTTGGATTCGGTCCACGGCTTGCGATGAAGATCTATCAGTTCTATAAGGATGATACGCTGAAGGTGATTAATGAATCCCCATATCAACTCGTGATGGATATTGAAGGTATCGGATTTAATAAGGCGGATGAACTGGCAGGGAAACTCGGTATCGATAACAATCACCCCGAACGTCTGAAAGCAGCGCTCGTGTTTACGATAGAGCAAGCCTCTAATCAGAATGGTCATACATATATTCCGGACCAGGTGCTACTTGAAACGAGCTTCAATCTACTGACGAAAAATGGCAGTCAAGTCGATCCAGACCGTCTCGTTATCGCACTCACTGAACTGACAGAGGAACATAAGCTCGTTGAACATGAGAAGAACATCTATATCCCGAGTCTATTCTATTCTGAAACGAAAGCTGTACAAATATTGCATCGATTAATGAATCATAAGGATCAGGTGAAACAGTTCGAACAGTCTGAAGTATTGCTGGCAATCGGGGAACTGGAGTCACTGTTCGAAGTGAGTTATGCAGAACGACAGAAAGATGCGCTTGTAACGGCGATGAACAGTAAACTGATGATCTTAACGGGGGGACCAGGTACAGGAAAGACGACGGTTGTGCGCGGTATTGTGAATTTGTATGCTGAACTGCATGGGTTAAGTCTAGATTATGATGACTATGATGGACAGGACTATCCGATTGTTGTCGCAGCACCCACTGGTCGTGCATCGAAACGACTTCAGGAGTCTACAGGACTTGAAGCGACGACAATACACAGGTTAATTGGCTGGACGAGAGAGAATAAACCCGATGATGTACTGGAAACGGAAATTACAGCGAAGCTTGTCATTATCGATGAAATGTCGATGGTTGATACGTGGCTCATGTTTCAGTTGATGAAAGCTGTGCCGAATGATGCACAGATTATCTTTGTCGGTGACCAGGACCAGCTGCCATCCGTTGGACCAGGGCAAGTGTTCAAAGACATGATAGATGCACAAATTATGCCGCAGATTGAGCTGAATGAAGTGTACAGGCAGCAGGAAGGTTCATCAATCGTTGAACTTGCGCACCAAATTAAGCGTAATGAACCATTTGATATTACGAAACGTTATAATGACAGAAGCTTTATACCGTGCTCAAGCAGTCAAATACCAGAAGTGATCGAGAAGATCGTGCGCAGTGCTGTGAATAAAGGGTATGACATGCGTGATATACAAGTACTCGCACCGATATATAGAGGGCCAGCGGGTATACGTGCGCTGAACAAAGTACTGCAGGAAATATTGAATCCAAGTGATGAAAACAAGCGTGAATTACAGTTTGGTGATGTTTATTTCAGAACAGGTGACAAAGTGCTGCAGCTTGTCAATCGACCGGAAGACAATGTGTTTAACGGCGATATTGGTGAAGTGACGGGTATCTTCATGGCGGCAGAGAACGCACTGAATAAAGATGTTGTCATAGTGGATTATGATGGGAGTGAAGTGACGTATACGAAAGCGGATTTAATGGAAGTTACACATGCCTACTGCTGCTCCATTCATAAATCACAAGGTTCAGAATTTCCGATTGTCATTATGCCGGTTGTCAATCAATACTTCAGAATGCTGCAGAAGAATATACTCTATACCGGATTAACACGCGCGAAACAGTCACTTATTTTCTGTGGAGATGTACAGGCATTTAATGAAGGAATAAAGCGAATCGGTAACGCAAGATTTACAAGCTTCTATCAGTTTCTTATCGATTATTTTAAGACAGATGAAGCAGATGATACAAAGCTTGATAATGCAGGTGACAACGTATTACCTTTCAACGTTGGTGAGATGACTGAAGACAATATGCATCTCGTTGATCCGATGATCAACATGGAAGGTATAACACCCTATGATTTTATAAGTTGA
- a CDS encoding tetratricopeptide repeat protein, which yields MNDNQLMELIKHKKYEEALKLLFEAIESDPDEVTHYINVGTILFDTGKLEEAERFFQKAITVNPEHSGAYYGLANIYYNAERFEEAVKLYQKAVSYELQDADTYYMLGMSFVNLGEMNSALPYLMRAYELNDADTEIAFQYGLVMCQLGMYRDAVSMLQRVIDQDATHADALYNLTLAEYMIDEDADKAIEGFKRVLKVSSDHMLAGHAVKQFELLKEE from the coding sequence ATGAATGATAATCAGTTAATGGAATTAATTAAACATAAAAAGTATGAAGAGGCGTTAAAGCTATTGTTTGAAGCTATTGAGTCTGATCCGGATGAGGTGACGCATTATATTAATGTCGGCACGATCTTATTTGATACGGGTAAGCTTGAAGAGGCGGAACGTTTCTTTCAGAAGGCGATCACGGTTAACCCTGAGCATAGTGGTGCATATTACGGTTTAGCGAATATTTATTATAATGCTGAGCGTTTTGAAGAAGCGGTGAAGCTGTATCAGAAAGCGGTATCGTATGAGCTGCAGGATGCGGATACATATTATATGCTCGGGATGTCATTCGTCAATCTAGGTGAGATGAACAGCGCATTGCCGTATTTAATGCGTGCATATGAACTCAATGATGCAGATACTGAGATTGCATTCCAATATGGACTTGTTATGTGTCAGCTTGGTATGTATCGTGACGCTGTGAGCATGTTACAACGTGTTATAGATCAGGATGCGACTCATGCGGATGCGTTATATAATTTAACGCTTGCTGAGTATATGATTGATGAAGATGCAGATAAAGCGATCGAAGGATTTAAGCGTGTGTTAAAGGTAAGTTCTGACCATATGCTTGCAGGTCATGCTGTTAAGCAATTCGAATTACTTAAGGAGGAGTAG
- the mnmA gene encoding tRNA 2-thiouridine(34) synthase MnmA, whose product MDNSKTKVVVGMSGGVDSSVTALLLKEQGYDVIGIFMKNWDDTDEFGVCTATEDYEDVIRVCNQIGIPYYAVNFEQEYWDKVFTYFLDEYKKGRTPNPDVMCNKEIKFKAFLEHAVKLGADYVATGHYAQVRRTEDSVEMLRGVDNNKDQTYFLNQLTHEQLSRVMFPLGHLQKPEVREIALKHDLATAKKKDSTGICFIGERNFKEFLSGYLPAQNGEMQTLDGKPMGTHSGLMYYTIGQRHGLGIGGDGDPWFVVGKNLKENVLYVEQGFDHDALYSDYLIASDVSFVNPVDLTSPLECTAKFRYRQKDTKVTVERIDDSTIKVTYAEPVRAITPGQAVVFYDGEVCLGGATIDDVYKTSGQLEYVVQN is encoded by the coding sequence ATGGATAACAGTAAAACGAAAGTAGTAGTAGGAATGAGTGGTGGCGTTGACAGTTCTGTTACAGCTTTACTGCTGAAAGAACAAGGATACGACGTTATCGGGATATTTATGAAGAACTGGGATGATACGGATGAATTCGGTGTATGTACAGCGACTGAAGATTATGAAGATGTGATTCGCGTATGTAACCAGATTGGCATTCCGTATTATGCAGTGAACTTTGAACAGGAGTATTGGGACAAAGTGTTTACGTATTTCTTAGATGAATATAAGAAAGGACGTACACCAAACCCTGACGTGATGTGTAACAAAGAAATTAAGTTTAAAGCGTTTCTTGAGCACGCAGTGAAACTAGGTGCAGATTATGTTGCAACCGGTCACTACGCACAGGTGAGACGTACAGAAGACAGTGTAGAAATGCTGCGCGGTGTCGATAATAATAAAGATCAGACATATTTCTTGAATCAGTTAACACACGAGCAACTATCACGCGTGATGTTCCCGCTTGGACATCTACAAAAACCTGAAGTACGTGAAATTGCACTGAAACATGATTTAGCGACAGCGAAGAAAAAAGATTCTACAGGTATATGTTTTATCGGAGAGCGTAACTTTAAAGAATTCTTAAGTGGATACTTACCAGCTCAAAACGGGGAAATGCAGACGTTAGATGGAAAACCGATGGGCACGCATAGCGGATTAATGTACTATACGATTGGACAACGCCACGGTTTAGGTATCGGTGGTGACGGAGATCCTTGGTTTGTAGTAGGTAAAAACTTGAAGGAGAATGTTCTATATGTCGAGCAGGGATTTGACCATGATGCGTTATACAGTGACTACTTAATCGCATCTGATGTGTCATTCGTAAATCCAGTTGATTTAACGTCGCCACTTGAATGTACTGCGAAGTTCAGATATCGTCAGAAAGATACGAAAGTGACTGTTGAAAGAATTGATGACAGCACGATTAAAGTAACGTATGCAGAACCAGTTCGCGCGATCACACCGGGACAAGCTGTTGTGTTTTATGACGGCGAAGTGTGTCTCGGCGGTGCAACAATTGATGATGTATATAAGACTTCAGGACAATTAGAATATGTAGTACAGAATTAG
- a CDS encoding cysteine desulfurase family protein, with translation MKVYADYAATTHVSPTVAEVVYEGLTEQFGNASSIHAVGRDARRLLDDARRSIAREFNVDAKEIIFTSGATESNNTAIKGAAYRHQHKGKHLITTQIEHHAVLHVFNKLEQDGFEVTYLPVDRYGVINIENLKQALRDDTILVSIMTGNNEVGAIQPIDEIGELLKAHQALFHTDGVQAVGYMPLDLRALNIDLFTLTAHKLYGPKGVGLLYVKQGIDLEYQQLGGSQETKRRAGTENIPYILGMTQAIKEAHEEMTERNVKLVNLKTHFMNALTERNIPFEVNGDVNNQLPHIINLYFPFSDVEIMLTRLDMAGVYVSSGSACTAGSIEPSHVLTAMFGEDKRTKQSIRFSFSYTMTEQEIEFIAQSIQEIYNN, from the coding sequence ATGAAAGTTTATGCAGATTATGCTGCGACGACGCATGTGTCACCAACTGTGGCTGAAGTCGTATATGAAGGGCTTACCGAACAGTTTGGTAATGCATCAAGTATCCATGCAGTAGGCCGTGACGCAAGAAGGCTATTAGATGATGCCCGTCGAAGTATTGCGCGTGAATTTAATGTCGATGCGAAAGAGATTATCTTCACAAGTGGTGCTACGGAATCAAATAACACAGCAATTAAAGGGGCGGCATATCGTCATCAGCATAAGGGTAAGCATCTTATTACCACTCAAATTGAACATCACGCAGTACTCCATGTCTTCAACAAGTTAGAACAAGATGGTTTTGAAGTGACATACTTACCGGTCGATCGTTATGGTGTGATTAATATTGAAAATCTGAAACAGGCATTACGTGACGATACGATACTTGTATCTATTATGACCGGCAATAACGAAGTCGGTGCCATACAGCCGATTGACGAAATAGGCGAGCTGTTAAAGGCTCATCAGGCATTATTTCACACGGACGGCGTACAGGCAGTCGGATATATGCCGCTTGATCTGCGTGCCCTGAATATCGATCTGTTCACACTTACAGCGCATAAGTTATACGGTCCTAAAGGTGTCGGCTTACTATATGTTAAGCAAGGTATAGATTTGGAATATCAGCAGCTTGGCGGCTCTCAGGAGACGAAACGTCGAGCAGGAACGGAAAACATTCCATATATTCTTGGAATGACACAGGCGATTAAAGAAGCGCATGAAGAGATGACAGAGCGCAATGTTAAACTTGTTAACTTAAAGACGCACTTTATGAATGCTCTGACTGAGCGTAATATCCCATTTGAAGTGAATGGAGATGTGAACAACCAGCTGCCGCATATCATTAATCTTTACTTCCCGTTTAGCGATGTAGAGATTATGTTAACACGACTTGATATGGCAGGTGTATATGTATCCAGCGGTTCAGCATGCACTGCAGGCAGCATCGAGCCGTCACATGTACTTACAGCAATGTTTGGAGAGGATAAACGTACGAAACAGTCGATTCGCTTTAGCTTCTCATATACGATGACAGAGCAAGAAATTGAATTTATCGCACAAAGTATACAGGAAATATATAATAATTAA
- a CDS encoding LLM class flavin-dependent oxidoreductase has protein sequence MANIKVPVSILNLAPVRKGSTNKEAVEQMTALAQLAEELEYRRYWIAEHHNTPNLVSSATSILISHVLQHTKTLEVGSGGIMLPNHAPLVVAEQFGTLATIYPNRVSLGLGRAPGTDMMTASALRRDRHDSVYTFPDEVKDLLQYFGPEEKQGYVKAYPGADTNVPIYILGSSTDSAHLAARLGLPYAFASHFAPEQMKEAIQIYRNLFTPSEYLKEPYVMVGTNVIIGETDEEAEYLATTMHQMFLSIIRNVRIPMQPPVDNMDALWSPQEKLMAMSRTATGFIGSEETVKAQLEAFQDEFNVDEFIAVSYIYDIEKQHESYRKFKKLTS, from the coding sequence TTGGCAAATATTAAAGTACCGGTTTCAATATTAAACTTAGCTCCAGTCAGAAAGGGTTCCACGAATAAGGAAGCTGTCGAACAAATGACGGCACTCGCACAGCTTGCTGAAGAACTCGAATACAGAAGATACTGGATTGCAGAGCACCATAACACACCGAACCTCGTAAGCTCAGCGACGAGCATCTTAATCAGTCACGTATTACAGCATACGAAGACACTTGAAGTAGGTTCAGGAGGTATTATGTTACCTAACCATGCACCACTCGTTGTCGCAGAACAGTTTGGAACACTCGCTACCATTTATCCGAACCGCGTAAGTTTAGGATTAGGACGTGCACCTGGAACAGATATGATGACAGCAAGTGCATTACGACGTGATAGACATGACAGCGTCTATACATTCCCGGATGAGGTAAAAGACTTATTACAATACTTCGGACCAGAAGAAAAACAAGGTTACGTTAAAGCATATCCTGGTGCAGATACGAACGTGCCAATCTATATATTAGGATCTTCAACAGATTCTGCACACTTAGCAGCACGTTTAGGACTGCCGTATGCATTCGCATCACACTTTGCACCGGAACAGATGAAAGAAGCCATTCAGATCTACAGAAATTTATTCACACCATCTGAATATTTGAAGGAACCTTATGTGATGGTCGGTACAAATGTGATCATCGGTGAAACAGATGAAGAAGCAGAATACTTAGCGACAACGATGCATCAGATGTTCTTAAGTATCATCCGTAATGTACGCATCCCAATGCAGCCACCCGTTGATAACATGGATGCACTGTGGAGCCCACAAGAGAAACTAATGGCAATGTCACGTACAGCAACAGGATTCATCGGTTCTGAAGAAACCGTGAAAGCACAGCTAGAAGCATTCCAGGATGAATTTAATGTTGATGAATTTATTGCAGTTAGTTACATTTATGATATCGAAAAACAACATGAAAGCTATCGTAAGTTTAAAAAATTAACTTCTTAA
- the cymR gene encoding cysteine metabolism transcriptional regulator CymR, with product MKISTKGRYGLTLMISLAKRYDKGETVSLKTIAEENDLSDLYLEQLVGPLRNAGLIKSVRGARGGYKLMKHPKEVTASEIIRLLEGPITPVEGIEDEPPAQKQLWIDIRDAVKKVLDETTLYDLMHYKESDPIEGYMFYI from the coding sequence ATGAAAATATCAACTAAAGGAAGATACGGTCTGACATTGATGATATCGCTCGCAAAGCGATATGATAAAGGCGAGACAGTATCATTAAAAACAATTGCAGAAGAGAATGATTTAAGCGATCTCTATCTAGAGCAGCTCGTCGGTCCACTTAGAAATGCCGGACTGATCAAGAGTGTACGTGGAGCACGAGGTGGCTATAAATTGATGAAACATCCGAAAGAGGTGACAGCGAGCGAAATTATTCGGCTGTTAGAAGGACCAATCACACCTGTCGAAGGCATTGAAGATGAACCACCAGCACAGAAGCAGCTATGGATTGATATCCGTGATGCGGTGAAGAAAGTGCTGGATGAAACAACGTTATATGACTTAATGCATTACAAGGAAAGCGATCCGATAGAAGGGTATATGTTCTATATTTAG
- a CDS encoding replication-associated recombination protein A gives MRPNTIDDIIGQTHLVGPRGIIRRMVDAKRLSSMILYGPPGIGKTSIAQAIAGSTNVKFRQLNAVTNTKKDMQLIAEEAKMSGQVILLLDEIHRLDKGKQDFLLPHLEKGSIILIGATTSNPYHAINPAIRSRTQIFELYPHNDDDVKQALMRALEDDAHGFGNTEIKIDEDAISHFVQSAAGDIRTALNALELAILSSPDKPVHITLQDAKDCLQKASFNFDADGDMHYDIMSAFQKSIRGSDVDASLHYLARLIEGGDLPTIARRLLVISYEDIGLASPGAGARTLAAIESAERLGFPEARIPLAQAVIELCLSPKSNSGISAIDSALKDVKSGKVGAIPKHLKDAHYQGAKDLGNGTGYQYPHNYESGYVVQQYLPDTLKHKHYYEPKTTSKSEQQFKQIYGNIKRQKR, from the coding sequence ATGCGACCGAATACAATTGATGATATTATCGGACAGACACATCTTGTTGGTCCGCGTGGAATTATCAGACGTATGGTCGATGCAAAACGTTTATCTTCGATGATTCTATATGGACCTCCGGGTATCGGCAAGACAAGTATCGCACAGGCCATTGCCGGGAGTACGAATGTGAAATTCAGACAGTTGAATGCTGTAACGAACACTAAAAAGGATATGCAGCTGATTGCAGAAGAAGCGAAGATGAGCGGTCAGGTCATCTTGCTGCTGGATGAAATTCATAGACTGGATAAAGGCAAGCAGGATTTCTTACTACCGCATCTGGAAAAAGGCAGTATTATCCTGATTGGTGCAACGACGAGTAATCCATATCATGCGATTAATCCGGCCATTCGCAGCAGAACGCAGATCTTCGAACTTTATCCGCATAATGACGATGATGTGAAACAGGCTTTGATGCGTGCTTTAGAGGATGATGCACATGGCTTCGGCAACACAGAGATAAAGATTGATGAGGATGCGATATCTCACTTCGTACAAAGTGCTGCGGGTGATATCAGAACAGCACTGAATGCGCTTGAGCTTGCGATATTATCGTCACCGGATAAACCCGTTCATATTACATTGCAGGATGCGAAGGACTGTCTGCAAAAAGCGAGCTTTAATTTCGATGCAGACGGTGATATGCATTACGATATTATGAGTGCATTCCAGAAGTCAATTCGTGGGAGCGATGTCGATGCGAGTCTGCATTATCTCGCTCGTCTCATTGAAGGCGGTGACTTGCCTACCATTGCAAGACGATTACTGGTCATCAGTTATGAGGACATCGGCTTAGCTTCACCTGGTGCTGGTGCACGTACTCTCGCTGCAATAGAATCTGCTGAACGTCTCGGTTTCCCGGAAGCGAGAATTCCACTTGCTCAAGCGGTGATCGAACTTTGTCTAAGTCCGAAATCCAACTCTGGAATCAGTGCTATCGATAGTGCATTGAAGGATGTGAAATCTGGTAAAGTCGGTGCTATTCCGAAACATCTTAAGGATGCGCATTATCAAGGTGCTAAAGATCTTGGTAATGGTACAGGCTATCAGTACCCGCATAACTATGAGAGTGGTTATGTTGTTCAGCAGTATCTACCTGATACTCTAAAGCATAAGCACTATTACGAACCAAAAACAACGAGTAAATCAGAACAGCAGTTCAAACAAATCTATGGCAATATAAAACGACAAAAGCGTTAA
- a CDS encoding ABC transporter permease yields the protein MGKLIYNEWIKYFNRLGTWIMLALIIVFMLLPVVLTMQFGSTKYDSKTYGDNWKTEVKQDIKDMQQELAKINKKKEKDRSIDDYNKLSSYDERISELSFYLKKDVQPPAKNDVYGEMLGINNFVPFIAIMIIVMCSSLMSREHQQGTIKLLLIRPASRIKIFTSKLIFACITSFIFLLFGYLVKFIISLFTSEMNPTSKIAVQSGEEMKYKMVEFMPLLMKHFFNEYIYIVIFAVIAFALSVLFRNTSLSMGVAFTLLFFADIIVMFLQSKTDLVKYLWPANWWLNQYNADHIMPLPVDDMTYTFSFIYNIIALLIVIIVTAVIFKKRDVAN from the coding sequence TTGGGTAAACTGATTTATAACGAGTGGATTAAATATTTTAATCGTCTTGGGACATGGATAATGCTAGCTTTGATAATCGTCTTTATGCTACTACCTGTTGTACTTACAATGCAGTTTGGTTCAACGAAGTATGATAGTAAAACGTACGGAGATAACTGGAAGACTGAAGTGAAGCAAGATATAAAAGATATGCAGCAGGAACTTGCGAAGATCAATAAGAAGAAAGAAAAAGATAGAAGTATTGATGACTATAATAAACTATCTTCATATGATGAACGTATTTCAGAGCTATCGTTCTATTTGAAGAAAGATGTACAGCCACCTGCAAAAAACGATGTATATGGTGAAATGTTAGGAATAAATAATTTCGTACCATTTATCGCGATTATGATTATCGTAATGTGTAGTAGTCTTATGTCGCGTGAACATCAGCAAGGGACGATTAAACTTCTGCTGATTAGACCAGCTTCCAGAATAAAGATATTTACATCTAAGTTGATATTTGCATGTATAACAAGCTTTATTTTCCTGTTATTTGGTTATTTAGTGAAGTTTATCATCAGCTTGTTTACGTCAGAGATGAATCCGACAAGTAAGATTGCAGTGCAAAGTGGAGAAGAGATGAAGTATAAGATGGTAGAATTTATGCCATTGTTAATGAAGCATTTCTTTAACGAATATATATATATTGTAATATTTGCTGTTATTGCATTCGCACTCTCTGTGCTGTTTAGAAATACATCACTCAGTATGGGTGTTGCATTCACATTGCTATTCTTTGCAGATATTATCGTGATGTTCTTACAGAGTAAGACGGACTTAGTTAAGTATTTATGGCCGGCGAACTGGTGGCTGAATCAATATAATGCAGATCACATTATGCCACTCCCGGTAGATGATATGACCTATACGTTTAGTTTCATATACAATATTATTGCGTTGCTGATAGTAATAATTGTAACCGCGGTCATCTTTAAGAAACGTGACGTGGCAAATTAA
- a CDS encoding ABC transporter ATP-binding protein, which yields MEHQQYSLEVSNLHKKIGKREIIKDLNFTVNQGEVFGFLGPNGAGKTTTIRMIVGLTTPTEGDIKVFGKSVVHNRSEVMKDIGAIVENPELYPFLSGYENLMQFARMQKGITKADIDRVVKLVGLETRIKDKVKKYSLGMRQRLGLAQALLHKPKLLILDEPTNGLDPAGIREIRDYIKKLAKEENMSVIVSSHLMSEMELMCDRFGIIKNGRMVQIEAVNQTVTADTVVKHKLDLYPAERAVAFFQSIGKQYRQDDDIFTIEAASNDIPELVRNIVKYDIDIYSVTKEKESLEDRFMNITNDGGAHIG from the coding sequence ATGGAACATCAGCAATATAGTCTGGAAGTCAGTAATCTTCACAAAAAGATTGGGAAGAGAGAGATTATTAAAGATCTGAATTTTACCGTTAATCAAGGAGAAGTGTTCGGATTTCTCGGGCCAAATGGTGCAGGTAAAACGACGACGATCCGTATGATTGTAGGGCTCACAACACCTACTGAAGGTGATATAAAGGTATTCGGAAAGTCGGTCGTTCACAATCGTTCAGAAGTTATGAAAGATATCGGTGCGATTGTTGAAAATCCGGAGCTTTATCCATTTCTATCTGGATATGAGAACTTGATGCAGTTTGCACGTATGCAAAAAGGAATTACAAAAGCGGATATCGATCGTGTTGTAAAACTTGTTGGTCTTGAGACACGTATTAAGGACAAGGTGAAGAAGTATTCACTTGGTATGCGCCAACGTCTAGGACTGGCACAAGCATTATTACATAAACCTAAGCTGTTAATACTGGACGAACCGACGAATGGTCTCGATCCAGCAGGGATACGGGAAATTCGTGATTATATAAAGAAACTTGCGAAAGAAGAGAATATGTCAGTGATTGTATCCAGTCATCTAATGAGTGAGATGGAACTGATGTGCGACCGCTTCGGTATTATCAAGAACGGCAGGATGGTTCAAATTGAAGCGGTCAATCAGACGGTTACTGCTGATACAGTGGTAAAGCATAAGCTTGATCTATATCCTGCTGAACGTGCTGTAGCGTTCTTTCAGAGTATCGGAAAACAATATCGTCAGGATGATGACATCTTCACGATTGAAGCAGCAAGTAACGATATACCTGAGTTAGTTCGTAATATCGTAAAGTACGATATCGATATTTATAGTGTTACGAAAGAGAAGGAATCACTTGAAGATCGATTTATGAATATTACGAATGATGGAGGTGCGCACATTGGGTAA
- a CDS encoding tRNA threonylcarbamoyladenosine dehydratase, translating to MKHQFSRNELAYGKEGLEALKNKTVMILGVGGVGSFAAEALARTNIGHIILIDKDDVDITNVNRQIHALTTTVGQSKVTLMEERIKLINPECKVTPLHMFYTDETYEEIFQYDIDYVVDASDTIMYKIHLMKECLKRNIKMISSMGAANKTDPTRFQIADISKTHTDPMAKVIRTKLRKEKIYKGIPVVFSDESPIVIREDVKSYVGNPDAPIRKAQMPPSSNAFVPSVVGLICASYVVNDILKDFPVVRVKDRQ from the coding sequence ATGAAACATCAATTTTCAAGAAATGAACTTGCATACGGCAAAGAAGGATTAGAAGCATTAAAGAATAAGACGGTGATGATCTTAGGTGTTGGCGGGGTTGGTTCTTTCGCTGCTGAAGCACTTGCACGTACGAATATCGGACATATTATCTTGATCGATAAAGATGATGTCGATATTACGAACGTAAACCGCCAGATTCATGCACTGACGACAACTGTCGGACAATCTAAAGTAACATTAATGGAAGAACGAATAAAGCTGATCAATCCAGAATGTAAGGTGACACCTCTGCATATGTTCTATACAGATGAAACGTATGAAGAAATATTCCAATATGACATTGATTATGTTGTTGATGCATCAGATACAATTATGTATAAAATACACCTGATGAAAGAATGTCTTAAACGAAATATCAAGATGATTTCAAGTATGGGTGCAGCAAATAAAACGGATCCGACACGTTTCCAGATTGCAGATATTTCGAAGACACATACAGATCCTATGGCGAAGGTGATTCGTACAAAGCTGCGTAAAGAGAAGATTTATAAAGGTATTCCTGTCGTATTCTCTGATGAAAGTCCGATTGTAATACGTGAAGATGTGAAATCCTATGTCGGTAACCCTGATGCTCCAATTCGTAAAGCACAGATGCCGCCATCTTCCAATGCCTTTGTTCCAAGTGTTGTAGGATTAATTTGTGCGAGCTATGTAGTTAATGATATTTTGAAGGATTTTCCAGTTGTAAGAGTGAAAGATAGACAGTAA